DNA sequence from the Bdellovibrionales bacterium genome:
GACTCGGAAGGAGACTATTGGAATTAATAAGATCACCACGCGAGAAGAATCCGATGGCCTGTTCAATTCCAGCTAGTTGAGATTTCTCAACAGGACCTCTTTCTATTCCGATCAGTTCATTTAGTTCCGCAGGCGTGAGTTGATCTTTTCGTCCCATTCCGTTGCTTCAGTAGCCAATGAGAAAAGAAGGACTAACAAAATGCCTAGTTTTTTTGCACTCATGACAATATCAAATTCCAACAAGCTTGAGTGAGCAAGCAGATTCGATCCATTTTGGGACGAACCCCTACCTTCGTTAACTCGACCCGACAAACGTCCGATAGAGAAAGCTGACGGAAGTCAGGGGAAGCTCGTGTATTTCAATGCTCACTCAGCGCTCAATTTGAAAATACGTTGGAAAAGTTTGAGAGATCGAATTTTCTGTTTTCTCATTTTTCTCTCTCGGAGATTCTCTCTTAATGAGAGTTAGTTTGGCCAGGTCCTCTGTTGCAAGCGAATCCTCGGTTATCCAGAATAGAGGAAATATGGGACTGATCAAATCAGCTGTGAAAAACGAGTCAGCGATGGATTTTATCAAACGATTGCTTCCTCAAGAAAGCATCAATCGATCACGTTTGATGGAGTATTCATCACGGCAAGGAATCGAAGAGGCCCCTCATCAAATTGAAATCATAGGTAGAGAAGCCGCCATTGAAGTTCATTGGAGGCTGACAAATAGTAAGGAAGCGCAAGAGTACGTCGACTCAATTCAGATTCAAAACTTGGATTTGGGGCAATTTTTAGTTAACGAGGAAAAATTCCTTTTGACACCAACAGCAGGGATAGTCTCTGATCTGATGCGAGTAGAAGAAATATTGAGCCACAAAAGGGCCAGGCATAGCGAAAACAACGGACTTGCGAGAGCTCTACGAACCGATCCCTACCCAAGGGAAAAGGGGGGAGTATTTCTTCTCTCTATCATGTATTCTCTCTATTTCTCTCAGCCTCATAGCCGCTGTCTTGAGGCAGAATTGATGTTGTCCCAAAGCTTAAACCTGGCTAAGACAAAATTGCTGGATATCCCACGCTGCGAAAACGGAAAGCTTGAGGTTATCGTCCAGAGAGATGAAAATCATCCCCGACTGGAATTAAAATGGATAGATGGAGTTACAGATCAATTGTTGGCAGTTGAATTTTCGGAATCGCAGGGAATACTCAGAAGAATAACCCATGAATTTGATTCCTGGGGCCTAAAGAATATTCTCATTCGCGAATCATCTGGAAAGCATCAAGTTTTCACAACTCAGTTTGGCGGAGGCAAGATGGTAACTCCTGAGATGCTCATAGAGTTCAGAACAAGATATGATTTACTAGAGAAGCTTCGCAATGCTGGGAGCGATTGGGGCCTCACCTGCGTCAATGGCTGCCATCAAGAAATGATAGCTCATTTAGCTCAGCCAAGACAAAGCATTGCTCGCCATGAGCCAAAAGTTCGAAGGCCGGCCTCCGCAAGAAAAAAAATCGCCTATTGATGTTCGATTTTCAGCGCTGACGATCTCTCAGCGCCGTGGTGCTTTGTCTCTTTCCGCCAAATCCTGGAACGAAATCAACTTTGAAATCTGCCTTTTTCAGTGCCCGCTTGAGAGATCCCGTGGCAGCATAAGTAGACAAGACACAGGGAGCGTCCGCAAATCTGATAAAAAACTGATCTAAGTTAATTTCTTTCCAGAGCTCTGGGCTAGTTTGAGATGAAAAAGCATCGTAAAAAATTCCGTGCACCCGAAATGGCGGATCTTCACATGGGTTGAGGGTCTCGTAGAGCATCCAGGTCTTCTCTGCGGCCATTTGCTTCAATTGATTCCGGACAGCGGTTTGAGTCACATTCATCTCGCGACTCACCAAATCTAATATTACATCATAGACGCCAAATAGATCAGAATCAGTTTGGGAGACTCCAGGGGTTTCCATCGAGCCAGCTCATGAAGTAGCGGCGAAGAAAATCCTTGTTTCGTAACTGAGCAGGCGCCAGGGGTGGTTCGGATAATTTTTAAGTGCAAAGGCTGCGGAGAGAGCTCATTGTAACCAAGTCCTAGCCCTACCGAAAGCAGGCGAGTTTCTGGCTCCTGCCATTCGAAGGCCCTTTGAAGGGTGGGAAGGTAAATATAGAGAGTTTCTGAAAAAGCTCCCTTAAGATTATGCATGGATTCTCCAAGACCCGATGAATCCCTTAGTCTGAGGGTCGGACTGCCATCTTGGGTGATTTCAATCTGAAACGGATTGTTCGAATTAAGCTCATCTCTCAATGGCATTGCCAAACTCCAATATTTTGCTTAAGTATCACATATGTCATTAGCTTCACACTGGCAAGGTTTGCCCTATCATGCGATCAGCAAATTTTACCGTCATCGTTTTGGTGGAAAAGTTTATAAGATTCCCGTCAGCATTTCTGAAACTTGCCCAAATCGCGAGGGGCTGGGAGGAGGAAAAGTCTGCATTTTGTGACCAGTGGGGATCAGCCGCTTTTCCCGAATACTCTCAAGAGCCTCTGCATCGGCAAATTGAGGAAACTCGCGCGAGATTGCAGCGACGATTTAATGGGGAAATGTTTTTGGTTTACTTTCAGGCCTACACGACTACTTTTAGTCGAACGGTTCATTTGCGTGAGCAGTTTAAAACGGCTTTTTCATTTCCCGATGTAAAGGGAGTGGTGGTTGGGACCAGGCCAGATTGTGGTTTCAGATGCCGTTCTGGATTTATGGAATGAGACAACAAGCTCAGGTCGATTTGTGGCAGTTGAACTGGGAGTTCAATCTTTTGATGAAAAGCAGCTTGTGTGGATGCAACGTGGGCATTCTGGGCAAAGAGCAATCGATTCCATTTTGAGAATAAAAGAGAAAACCCAGGTAGATCTAGGGATTCATTTGATTTTTGGATTGCCGGGAGAAACCGATGACCAAGTCATTGCGACCGCAAAACTGGTTAACCAATTGCCGATCAACAATGTAAAGCTCCATAATCTTCATGTATTACGAAATACTCCGCTCGAGAAGATTTGGAACGATGGTCAATTTATGCCTCTCTCTCGTGAGGTTTATATTCGAAGAACGATCTTGTTTCTCGAACACTTGCGGCCTGAGCTCTCTGTGCATCGGCTTGCTGCAGTTGCGAGTCGTCATGATGAGTTGGTCGCTCCAGCTTGGGCATCGAGTAAAATGGAAACCTATCAAATGTTTCTGGACGGAATTCCGTCGTCAACAGATTTTCAGGGAAGAAAGTGGAATGCTCCCTTAATTCTGGACAAAGATCTTGATATTGCGAGTTCAAATCAATATTTGGGCTTGAACGGCCAAAATACTTTCGACCTTGATTCTAAAATTTTGGGCATAAGTTGGACCGGATGAAATGATTATTTGATAAGATCATATTATCTATTGAGGAGATTATGGTTCCATTTCGAATAAAGCGAATTTTTGAGAAAATTGTACAGCCGAAGACATCGGCAGATGGCCATCAAGGCAAGAACGAGAAATGCTTATATCTCAGGCCCGTGGTGGTAAACATCTCTGGCGTTTTGATGGCAATTAATTTGGGTGCGGATATCAATACCATTGATCGTGACACTGGGAAAACGGCTTTGTATTTTGCTGTAGAGGCAAATGCCTTGCCGCTCATTGAATTATTGATAAAAAACAAGGCGAGAGCTGATATCCCTGAAAGATCCACAAAATATACGCCGATTATGCTAGCGACTGAGCTCAACTTCCAAAGGGCCATCGTCGCAATGATGCAAAGTCCTGAAACAGGTATGGAGAAAATTGACCATCGCGGACGAAACCTCATTAACATAGCATTGGAGAAGGGAAAACCAAAGGTTGCCCTCTTTTAAGGACGCCGGGTGCAGATGTTCAGGACGCCTTTGTGTGGGCCATAGATGAAAACTTAGTTGACCAGATGAATTGGTGTTTGGAACAAGGGGCGAGTATGAATACGATCCTTCCCTCAGGGTATTCCCCTTTGGTGAAGGCGATTCTGGAGAGGAATCAAAAAGAGGTCAAATATTTCTTGAGCAAGGGCCGATCCAAATTGGATGGGAGGAGGGGGAAATCTCGCATCCGAGAGGGAAGAATTCTCTCATGATTGCTTTGGGAAACAATGGGCGCTGAGGAGATCGTTCTGAACCTTCTTGATAACCCTTCTATTGACGTTGCATGCAAAGACATGCTGGGTGAAAATCCTGATGAAGGTGGTTCGGAAATGTCACATCAAGGCCGTTAAGATTTTAATTGAAAAGGGCTCAGATCAGAAGATTGTTTCAAATGAACGAGCCACCCTTCTGATTGCGGCCGCTCAGAGCGGACGAGTCGAAATGGCACAGTTGGTGTGGAATCTCGGTGGATTCAATGTGAATGACATTGATAACAAGGGATGGAATCCGCTGATGTATGCGGCTCGTGAGGGTGATTTGGAATCTGCTAAGCTATTTCTTTCATTCGGAGCCGATCCAACTTATAGGTCTCCCAACTTAAGTATTACGGCTGCTGACTTAGCCATGGGAGTTCGAAGAAGAGCTTACAAAGAAACACCCGAGAGAGTCGCCGTTTACGATAGTATTATCGAGCTTCTCACAAATACAAAGGTTGCCTGAACCTGGAATCAGGGCTGCATTCGCCTATGGGTTTTTAAAAATGGATTTAGATTTTTCCGTGTGTGGAATGAATTCTAATTTCTGATTTTGAACGCAGTTCGTTTGCCTTGATAGTTAAGTCCGTCGGCAGCTCAACTCTAGAACCGCGAGGAATAAGTGGAGCCCGCCCTTCTTTCTTGAGCCATGATAAAAATTCTCTCTTTGGGCCTCGGCAAAGTGCTTGTTTTGTCTTTCCTTTTCCTCAAGGGTATCTCAATGATCCTTGCTAAAGACCATTCGGGAGGTGCCATTCGCGAGGCCATCAAATAGGAAAAGGTGAGGCTGCGGTTAACAAGGGAAGCAGGTCTTCCAGGTGAATCAGCCAATCAGGTCGTCGCAATAATATACGATCATGGCACCAATCTGACTTGGACATTTCAAGCAATGGACAAGCCATCTGATGGGTGCAAGGTGCCCAAATATGATAGCCCTTGTCGAGAAGTTCATTTCTCCAAACCATGAGCTGCCGTCCTTGTGCCCGGCTGCTAGGTTCTAAGATAAGGACATGTGAATAGCTATCCAAATTTTCGGGTATTGAATGTCCCTCGTTAAGTGAATAACTCAATAAGGCGAGACTCTGTGAATGGCGCGCTCGCTGGAAGAGTACTACTCTGGTGGATTTCTGT
Encoded proteins:
- a CDS encoding radical SAM protein, which encodes MGPGQIVVSDAVLDLWNETTSSGRFVAVELGVQSFDEKQLVWMQRGHSGQRAIDSILRIKEKTQVDLGIHLIFGLPGETDDQVIATAKLVNQLPINNVKLHNLHVLRNTPLEKIWNDGQFMPLSREVYIRRTILFLEHLRPELSVHRLAAVASRHDELVAPAWASSKMETYQMFLDGIPSSTDFQGRKWNAPLILDKDLDIASSNQYLGLNGQNTFDLDSKILGISWTG
- a CDS encoding ankyrin repeat domain-containing protein, whose amino-acid sequence is MKVVRKCHIKAVKILIEKGSDQKIVSNERATLLIAAAQSGRVEMAQLVWNLGGFNVNDIDNKGWNPLMYAAREGDLESAKLFLSFGADPTYRSPNLSITAADLAMGVRRRAYKETPERVAVYDSIIELLTNTKVA